The Populus alba chromosome 4, ASM523922v2, whole genome shotgun sequence genome contains a region encoding:
- the LOC118052505 gene encoding PR5-like receptor kinase, whose product MKVVKFSYIRNLLDVHVTGTGSSGFGKGLKIAIVMSAAVVAIIAFSIIAICLSRREGSFSGNIAMTFKLKNSHNVDRFETFMMDYHYLTPRRYSYAEIKKITNSFTNKLGEGGFGNVYKGKLTDGRLVAVKVLKESKDDGEEFMNEVASISRTSHVNIVTLLGFCYEKTKRALIYEFMTKGSLDKFISYERTPDTNFGLQWERFYEIAVGIARGLEYLHRGCNTRIVHFDIKPHNILLDEDFCPKISDFGLAKLCRSKESKVSMIGARGTVGYIAPEVFCRNFGGVSYKSDVYSYGMMVLEMVEERKKIYIGSSETSEMYFPDWFYKYL is encoded by the exons ATGAAGGTtgtaaaattttcttatatcaGAAACTTACTTGATGTTCATGTTACAGGAACAGGATCTTCAGGGTTTGGAAAGGGTCTTAAGATTGCTATAg tcaTGTCAGCAGCTGTGGTAGCGATAATTGCTTTTTCTATAATTGCAATTTGTTTAAGTAGAAGAGAAGGCTCATTTAGTGGCAATATAGCAATGACCTTCAAGCTGAAGAATTCACATAATGTTGACAGGTTTGAAACATTTATGATGGACTATCATTATCTCACCCCAAGGCGTTATTCATATGcagaaattaagaaaatcacCAACTCATTCACCAATAAACTAGGTGAGGGGGGATTTGGTAATGTATACAAAGGAAAGTTAACGGACGGTCGACTTGTGGCCGTAAAAGTCCTGAAAGAATCCAAAGATGATGGAGAAGAGTTCATGAATGAAGTTGCGAGCATTAGCAGAACTTCCCACGTGAATATAGTTACACTTTTGGGTTTCTGCTATGAGAAGACTAAAAGAGCTTTGATTTACGAATTCATGACCAAGGGATCTTTAGACAAGTTCATATCTTATGAAAGAACCCCAGATACAAATTTTGGTTTACAATGGGAAAGGTTTTATGAAATTGCAGTTGGTATTGCTAGAGGTCTCGAGTACTTACATAGAGGTTGTAACACTCGAATTGTGCATTTTGACATAAAGCCTCACAACATTCTTCTCGATGAAGATTTTTGTCCAAAGATCTCTGATTTTGGTCTGGCAAAGCTATGCAGGAGTAAAGAGAGTAAGGTTTCAATGATAGGCGCAAGAGGGACTGTCGGTTACATAGCACCTGAAGTGTTCTGTAGGAATTTTGGAGGAGTATCTTACAAGTCTGATGTGTATAGCTATGGAATGATGGTTCTAGAAATGGtcgaagaaagaaaaaaaatatatattggatcTTCGGAAACCAGTGAAATGTATTTCCCTGATTGGTTTTACAAGTATCTTTGA